Proteins encoded together in one Sulfitobacter pontiacus window:
- a CDS encoding pyridoxal phosphate-dependent aminotransferase: protein MTQYRLTPLADALPSTVPFVGPETQERVMGRAFDARLGANENVFGPSPRAIEAMAQAQQWMYGDPESHDLRAALAAHHGISPANIIVGEGIDGLLGYLVRLMVTEGDAVVTSDGAYPTFNYHVAGFGGVLHKVPYAGDHEDPAALFAKAAEVDAKLVYLANPDNPMGSWHEGQVISSALEALPKGCLLVLDEAYIDCAPEGTAPDLVADDPRLIRMRTFSKAHGLAGARVGYAIGAPDLITAFGKVRNHFGMNRAAQAGALAALQDSDWLAHVQARIAEARDRIAQIAADNGLVALPSAANFVAIDCGADGSFAKAVLDGLVARGVFVRMPFAAPQNRCIRVSCGTPDNLDAFAAALPGALEDAKKG, encoded by the coding sequence ATGACACAGTATCGCCTCACCCCGCTTGCCGACGCCCTGCCCTCTACCGTGCCCTTTGTCGGCCCCGAAACGCAGGAGCGCGTCATGGGGCGCGCCTTTGATGCGCGGTTGGGGGCGAATGAGAACGTCTTTGGCCCCTCTCCCCGCGCGATAGAAGCAATGGCGCAGGCCCAGCAGTGGATGTACGGCGACCCGGAAAGCCACGACCTGCGCGCAGCCCTTGCGGCGCATCATGGTATCTCGCCCGCCAACATCATCGTGGGCGAAGGGATCGACGGGTTGCTGGGCTATCTGGTGCGGCTCATGGTGACGGAGGGGGACGCGGTCGTGACCTCGGACGGGGCCTATCCGACATTCAATTATCACGTGGCAGGCTTTGGCGGTGTGCTGCATAAGGTCCCCTATGCCGGTGATCACGAGGATCCTGCGGCCCTATTTGCCAAAGCTGCCGAGGTAGATGCCAAGCTGGTCTATCTGGCGAACCCAGACAACCCCATGGGAAGCTGGCATGAAGGGCAAGTCATTTCCAGCGCGCTAGAGGCATTGCCGAAGGGCTGTCTGCTGGTGCTGGACGAGGCCTATATCGATTGCGCCCCCGAGGGCACCGCCCCCGATCTTGTCGCCGATGACCCGCGTCTGATCCGGATGCGGACCTTCTCCAAGGCCCATGGTCTGGCAGGGGCGCGGGTTGGCTATGCCATCGGTGCACCGGATCTGATCACAGCCTTTGGGAAGGTGCGCAACCATTTCGGGATGAACCGCGCGGCCCAGGCCGGGGCGCTTGCAGCCTTGCAGGACAGCGACTGGCTGGCCCATGTGCAGGCTCGAATCGCTGAGGCGCGGGACCGGATTGCGCAGATCGCTGCGGATAACGGGTTGGTTGCCCTTCCCTCTGCCGCGAATTTCGTGGCGATTGATTGCGGGGCGGACGGCAGCTTTGCCAAGGCGGTACTGGACGGTTTGGTGGCGCGCGGCGTCTTTGTGCGCATGCCCTTCGCGGCGCCGCAGAACCGCTGTATTCGGGTCAGCTGTGGCACGCCAGATAACCTTGATGCCTTTGCCGCGGCGTTGCCGGGTGCCCTTGAGGATGCGAAAAAAGGCTGA
- a CDS encoding alanine--glyoxylate aminotransferase family protein, whose product MPKLSNLSQGRGYLAIPGPSVMPEAVLNAMHRPAPNIYAGEIVDMMPPLMEDLRRIAGTQHQVAMYIGNGHAAWEASLSNVVAPGDKVLVPATGRFGHGWGDAATGIGADVEVMDFGLQSTMDIDRIADRLEADTNHEIKAVLAVHVDTSTSVVNDIAGLRAALDAADHPALLMVDCIASFACDRFEMDNWGADVMVTACQKGLMVPPGVSFVFFNDRAAAVRDAMPRVSRFWDWTPRANPEEFYQYHCGTAPTHHIYGLRAALDMIHDEGLEAVWQRHETLAHAVWAACDAWGAGGDLSLNIADPALRSHAVTALRLKAPHATELRDWVEGNIGLTLGIGLGMAPKDSPESHGFFRLGHMGHVNGQMIMGMLGGIEAGMSALGIKRGSGALEAAAKVIGGA is encoded by the coding sequence TCCGGCCCCCAATATCTATGCCGGTGAGATCGTCGATATGATGCCCCCGCTGATGGAGGATCTGCGCCGTATCGCGGGCACGCAGCATCAGGTGGCGATGTATATTGGCAACGGCCACGCCGCCTGGGAGGCATCGCTGAGCAATGTCGTAGCCCCCGGTGACAAGGTGCTGGTGCCCGCGACAGGGCGGTTCGGTCACGGCTGGGGCGATGCCGCCACAGGCATCGGGGCAGACGTCGAGGTGATGGATTTCGGCCTGCAATCCACAATGGACATCGACCGGATCGCGGATCGTCTTGAGGCGGACACCAACCACGAGATCAAAGCCGTGCTGGCCGTGCATGTGGATACCTCGACCTCGGTGGTCAATGACATCGCCGGTCTGCGCGCGGCACTGGATGCGGCAGATCACCCCGCGCTGCTGATGGTGGACTGTATCGCGTCCTTCGCCTGTGACCGCTTCGAGATGGACAATTGGGGGGCCGATGTCATGGTCACCGCCTGCCAGAAGGGGTTGATGGTCCCGCCCGGCGTGAGCTTTGTCTTTTTTAACGACCGTGCGGCTGCGGTGCGCGATGCGATGCCACGGGTCAGCCGTTTCTGGGATTGGACCCCGCGCGCCAATCCCGAGGAGTTCTACCAGTACCACTGCGGCACAGCCCCCACGCACCATATCTACGGCCTGCGCGCGGCGCTGGATATGATCCACGACGAGGGGCTGGAAGCCGTCTGGCAGCGTCACGAGACCTTGGCGCACGCGGTGTGGGCGGCCTGTGACGCGTGGGGGGCAGGTGGCGATCTTTCCCTGAACATCGCCGATCCCGCTTTGCGCAGCCATGCGGTGACAGCGCTGCGGCTCAAGGCCCCCCATGCGACAGAGCTGCGCGACTGGGTCGAAGGCAACATCGGCCTGACCCTCGGCATCGGTCTGGGCATGGCCCCCAAGGACAGCCCCGAAAGCCACGGGTTCTTCCGTCTGGGCCACATGGGGCACGTGAACGGTCAGATGATCATGGGGATGCTCGGCGGGATAGAGGCCGGGATGTCCGCACTCGGGATCAAACGCGGCTCCGGCGCGCTAGAGGCCGCGGCGAAGGTGATCGGCGGGGCCTAG
- a CDS encoding crotonase/enoyl-CoA hydratase family protein encodes MSRVSVTYDNHIAHVRLTRADKMNAVDQDMIDAVIAAGNEVAASNARAVVISGEGRAFCAGIDIGNMGALASGDPTERMMTRTHGDGTTNQWQEVAMVWTRVGVPVIAALHGKTYGAGLQLALGADIRIAAPDTEMAVMEMKWGIVPDMGGMVLLPKLVRGDVLRLMTYTAQPIGAEQAERWGLITQIAEDPLAAAMALATTIAGKSPSAIKAAKRLTALAETGTETEVLRAESREQAALLGRPHQMEVIAAEFGKRPAVFKD; translated from the coding sequence ATGAGCCGCGTTTCCGTTACCTATGACAATCACATCGCCCATGTGCGCCTGACCCGCGCCGATAAAATGAATGCCGTTGATCAGGATATGATCGACGCTGTCATCGCCGCCGGGAACGAGGTCGCTGCATCGAACGCGCGTGCCGTCGTGATCTCGGGCGAGGGCCGGGCGTTCTGCGCAGGCATCGACATCGGCAATATGGGGGCGCTGGCGAGCGGTGACCCGACGGAACGGATGATGACGCGCACCCATGGCGACGGCACCACCAACCAGTGGCAGGAGGTCGCGATGGTCTGGACCCGCGTCGGCGTGCCGGTGATCGCGGCGCTGCATGGCAAGACCTACGGCGCGGGCCTGCAACTCGCGCTCGGGGCCGATATCCGCATCGCGGCCCCTGATACCGAAATGGCGGTGATGGAGATGAAATGGGGCATCGTCCCGGACATGGGCGGCATGGTCCTGCTGCCCAAACTGGTGCGCGGCGACGTGCTGCGCCTGATGACCTATACCGCGCAACCCATCGGGGCAGAGCAAGCCGAACGCTGGGGGCTCATCACCCAGATCGCCGAAGACCCGCTGGCCGCCGCGATGGCGCTTGCCACCACCATCGCCGGCAAAAGTCCAAGCGCGATCAAGGCCGCCAAACGTCTGACCGCCTTGGCAGAGACGGGAACCGAAACAGAGGTTTTGCGCGCGGAATCCCGTGAACAGGCGGCGCTGCTGGGACGCCCGCACCAGATGGAAGTCATCGCCGCCGAATTCGGCAAACGCCCCGCGGTCTTCAAAGACTAG
- a CDS encoding valine--tRNA ligase produces MALDKNFDAAQAEARLYAAWEESGAFKAGANASRKETFSVMIPPPNVTGSLHMGHAFNNTLQDILVRWHRMRGFDTLWQPGQDHAGIATQMVVERELAKDGKRRTDFTREDFTAKVWEQKQKSGGTIIGQLKRLGTSLDWSRNAFTMSGAPGAPAGEEGNFHDAVIKVFVDMYNKGLIYRGKRLVNWDPHFETAISDLEVESTEVDGHMWHFKYPLADGATYTYVEKDEDGNVTLSEERDYISIATTRPETMLGDGAVAVHTSDERYAPIVGKLCEIPVGPKAQRRRIPIITDEYPDKNFGSGAVKITGAHDFNDYGVAKRNNIPLYALMDTRGAMRADGLPYDAAAARAAAIAEGREDAPADATEINLVPEEYRGLDRFEARTKVIADITAEGLAVMVPPTDPRLGKPVKAPLAPEEGGEERDETLVPLVEPKKIMQPFGDRSKVVIEPMLTDQWFVETSKIVQPAIDAVRNGEVQILPEQDRKVYFNWLENIEPWCISRQLWWGHQIPVWFDDEGKEYCAATEAEAQAMAPGKTLTRDPDVLDTWFSSGLWPIGTLGWPEQTDELAKYFPTSVLITGFDIIFFWVARMMMMQYAVVDQKPFDTVYVHALVRDEKGKKMSKSLGNVLDPLDLIDEYGADAVRFTLTAMAAMGRDLKLSTARIAGYRNFGTKLWNAHRFAEMNGVFEDSVAAVTYTSHTQVDHTLNKWIIGETARVREEVDAALDNYRFNDAANALYAFVWGKVCDWYVELSKPLLQDDAPEAAETRQTLKWVLDQCLVLLHPIMPYITEELWQTTATRSKMLVHGDWPTYTTSEMLDADADRELNWVIGLIESIRSARAQMHVPAGLKVPMLYTDMDAAGQTAWDRNEAMIKRLARVETLEKTESFPKGTVSIAAPGASFGLPLAGLIDIDAEKARLQKSLDKLGKEIGGLKGRLNNPKFAASAPAEVVAEAQSNLDARQEEADQLQAALNRLAELG; encoded by the coding sequence ATGGCCCTCGACAAGAATTTTGACGCCGCCCAGGCCGAAGCCCGCCTCTATGCCGCATGGGAAGAGTCCGGTGCCTTCAAGGCCGGTGCCAATGCCTCGCGCAAGGAAACCTTTTCGGTCATGATCCCGCCGCCCAACGTGACAGGATCGCTGCACATGGGCCATGCGTTCAACAATACATTGCAGGATATTCTGGTGCGTTGGCACCGGATGCGCGGCTTTGACACGCTGTGGCAGCCCGGTCAGGACCACGCCGGTATTGCGACGCAGATGGTAGTGGAACGCGAGCTTGCCAAAGACGGCAAACGCCGCACCGACTTCACCCGCGAGGATTTCACCGCCAAAGTCTGGGAGCAAAAGCAGAAGTCCGGCGGCACGATCATCGGCCAGCTCAAACGCCTTGGCACCTCGCTTGATTGGTCGCGCAACGCCTTTACCATGTCCGGTGCCCCCGGTGCCCCCGCGGGCGAGGAAGGCAACTTCCACGACGCCGTGATCAAGGTCTTCGTGGATATGTATAACAAGGGCCTGATCTATCGCGGCAAGCGTCTGGTCAACTGGGACCCGCATTTCGAGACCGCGATTTCCGATCTCGAAGTCGAATCCACCGAAGTCGACGGGCACATGTGGCACTTCAAATACCCGCTGGCCGATGGCGCGACCTATACCTATGTCGAGAAAGACGAAGACGGGAACGTGACGCTTTCCGAGGAACGCGACTATATCTCTATCGCGACGACCCGCCCCGAAACCATGCTGGGCGATGGCGCGGTCGCGGTACACACCTCCGACGAACGCTATGCGCCGATCGTTGGCAAGCTGTGCGAAATCCCCGTCGGCCCCAAGGCGCAGCGCCGCCGTATCCCAATCATCACCGACGAATACCCCGACAAGAATTTCGGCTCGGGCGCGGTCAAGATCACCGGCGCGCATGACTTCAACGACTACGGCGTCGCCAAACGTAATAATATCCCGCTCTACGCGCTGATGGACACCCGCGGTGCCATGCGCGCCGACGGCCTGCCCTATGACGCAGCCGCCGCGCGCGCCGCAGCCATCGCTGAAGGCCGTGAAGACGCCCCCGCAGACGCGACAGAGATCAACCTTGTACCCGAAGAATACCGCGGCCTCGACCGGTTTGAAGCCCGCACCAAGGTCATCGCCGACATCACCGCCGAAGGCCTGGCCGTCATGGTACCGCCGACCGATCCGCGCTTGGGAAAACCCGTCAAAGCCCCTCTCGCCCCCGAAGAAGGCGGCGAAGAGCGGGACGAGACGCTGGTCCCACTGGTCGAGCCCAAAAAGATCATGCAGCCTTTCGGCGACCGGTCGAAAGTGGTGATCGAACCGATGCTGACCGATCAATGGTTCGTCGAGACCTCGAAGATCGTGCAACCCGCCATCGACGCCGTGCGCAACGGCGAGGTACAGATCCTGCCCGAACAGGACCGCAAGGTATACTTCAACTGGCTGGAAAACATCGAACCCTGGTGCATCTCGCGCCAATTGTGGTGGGGCCACCAGATCCCTGTGTGGTTCGACGACGAGGGCAAGGAATACTGCGCGGCAACCGAAGCCGAAGCACAGGCGATGGCCCCCGGCAAGACGCTCACCCGCGACCCAGATGTGCTCGACACGTGGTTCTCCTCGGGCCTCTGGCCCATCGGCACGCTCGGCTGGCCAGAACAGACGGATGAGCTGGCGAAATACTTCCCCACTTCAGTGCTGATCACCGGCTTTGACATCATCTTTTTCTGGGTCGCCCGGATGATGATGATGCAATACGCCGTGGTCGATCAAAAGCCGTTTGATACAGTCTATGTCCACGCCCTGGTGCGCGACGAGAAGGGCAAGAAGATGTCCAAATCGCTTGGCAACGTGCTGGACCCACTGGACCTGATCGATGAATACGGCGCGGATGCGGTGCGCTTTACCCTGACGGCAATGGCCGCCATGGGACGCGACCTGAAACTGTCGACCGCGCGCATCGCTGGTTACCGCAACTTCGGCACCAAACTGTGGAACGCCCACCGTTTCGCCGAGATGAACGGCGTGTTCGAGGACAGCGTCGCGGCGGTGACCTACACCAGCCACACCCAGGTCGATCACACGCTGAACAAATGGATCATCGGCGAAACCGCCCGCGTCCGCGAAGAGGTCGACGCAGCACTGGACAACTACCGTTTTAATGACGCGGCCAATGCGCTTTATGCCTTTGTCTGGGGCAAGGTCTGCGACTGGTACGTTGAACTCTCCAAACCCCTGCTGCAAGACGACGCGCCAGAGGCCGCCGAGACTCGCCAGACGCTGAAATGGGTGCTGGATCAATGCCTTGTGCTGCTCCACCCGATCATGCCCTACATCACCGAAGAACTGTGGCAGACCACGGCGACCCGTTCCAAGATGCTGGTGCATGGCGACTGGCCGACCTACACCACCTCCGAGATGCTGGACGCCGACGCCGACCGCGAACTCAACTGGGTGATCGGCCTGATCGAATCCATCCGTTCGGCGCGCGCGCAGATGCATGTGCCTGCGGGGCTCAAAGTGCCCATGCTCTATACCGACATGGACGCTGCCGGCCAAACCGCATGGGACCGCAACGAGGCGATGATCAAACGTCTGGCGCGGGTCGAAACCCTTGAGAAGACAGAAAGCTTCCCCAAAGGCACCGTCTCCATCGCCGCACCGGGCGCGAGCTTTGGCCTCCCGCTCGCGGGGCTGATCGACATCGACGCGGAAAAAGCCCGTCTGCAAAAGTCGCTCGACAAGCTGGGTAAAGAAATCGGTGGTCTGAAGGGGCGTCTGAACAACCCCAAATTCGCCGCCTCCGCCCCGGCGGAGGTCGTCGCGGAAGCCCAAAGCAACCTTGATGCGCGTCAGGAAGAAGCAGACCAGCTTCAGGCCGCTCTGAACCGTTTGGCCGAGCTGGGATAA